One genomic window of Oncorhynchus kisutch isolate 150728-3 linkage group LG24, Okis_V2, whole genome shotgun sequence includes the following:
- the LOC109868920 gene encoding succinate dehydrogenase [ubiquinone] iron-sulfur subunit, mitochondrial isoform X2: MSVVCTSLVRNAVALRNTGAMVMVRYAQTAAAPASEPRIKKFQIYRWDPDTMGDKPRMQTYEIDLNNCGPMVLDALIKIKNEMDPTLTFRRSCREGICGSCAMNINGGNTLACLNKIDINTSKPIKIYPLPHMYVVKDLVPDMSNFYAQYKSIEPFLKKKDESQEGKEQYHQTVEDRQKLDGLYECILCACCSTSCPSYWWNGDKYLGPAVLMQAYRWMIDSRDEFTEERLSKLQDPFSLYRCHTIMNCTKTCPKGLNPGKAIAEIKKMMATYKEKVINPVNIVDNHRT, encoded by the exons ATGTCGGTCGTGTGCACCTCTTTAGTCCGAAACGCCGTGGCATTACGGAACACTGGGGCGATGGTG ATGGTGCGCTATGCACAGACCGCAGCCGCCCCGGCATCTGAGCCCAGGATCAAGAAGTTCCAGATCTACCGCTGGGACCCAGACACAATGGGGGATAAGCCACGCATGCAGACATATGAAATTGACCTCAACAA CTGTGGCCCCATGGTTTTGGATGCCCTCATTAAAATCAAGAATGAGATGGACCCCACGCTCACATTCAGACGCTCCTGCAGAGAGG GTATCTGCGGCTCATGTGCCATGAACATCAACGGAGGCAACACACTGGCCTGCTTAAACAAAATAGACATCAATACCAGCAAACCAATCAAAATTTACCCACTCCCACACATGTACGTTGTCAAAGATCTGGTGCCG GACATGAGTAATTTCTATGCCCAGTACAAGTCCATTGAGCCCTTCCTGAAGAAGAAAGATGAGTCTCAGGAGGGAAAGGAGCAGTACCACCAGACTGTGGAAGACAGGCAAAAGCTG GACGGTCTGTATGAGTGCATTCTCTGTGCCTGCTGTAGCACCAGCTGCCCTAGTTACTGGTGGAATGGAGATAAGTATCTGGGCCCTGCTGTCCTCATGCAG GCCTATCGTTGGATGATTGATTCACGTGATGAGTTCACAGAGGAACGACTGTCGAAGCTCCAggaccccttctctctctaccgctgTCACACAATCATGAACTGCACTAAGACATGCCCCAAG GGACTCAACCCAGGAAAGGCTATTGCTGAGATCAAGAAAATGATGGCAACATATAAAGAGAAAGTCATTAACCCTGTGAACATTGTGGATAACCACCGGACTTGA
- the LOC109868920 gene encoding succinate dehydrogenase [ubiquinone] iron-sulfur subunit, mitochondrial isoform X1, translating into MHYVYWSLRTCAEISLKTGIVYLLLCLLFTQWHPRLNRLNDRWMVRYAQTAAAPASEPRIKKFQIYRWDPDTMGDKPRMQTYEIDLNNCGPMVLDALIKIKNEMDPTLTFRRSCREGICGSCAMNINGGNTLACLNKIDINTSKPIKIYPLPHMYVVKDLVPDMSNFYAQYKSIEPFLKKKDESQEGKEQYHQTVEDRQKLDGLYECILCACCSTSCPSYWWNGDKYLGPAVLMQAYRWMIDSRDEFTEERLSKLQDPFSLYRCHTIMNCTKTCPKGLNPGKAIAEIKKMMATYKEKVINPVNIVDNHRT; encoded by the exons ATGCACTACGTCTACTGGTCGCTGCGCACCTGTGCTGAAATATCTCTAAAAACCGGCATTGTGTATCTGTTACTGTGCCTGCTCTTTACGCAATGGCACCCTAGATTAAATAGGCTGAATGATCGATGG ATGGTGCGCTATGCACAGACCGCAGCCGCCCCGGCATCTGAGCCCAGGATCAAGAAGTTCCAGATCTACCGCTGGGACCCAGACACAATGGGGGATAAGCCACGCATGCAGACATATGAAATTGACCTCAACAA CTGTGGCCCCATGGTTTTGGATGCCCTCATTAAAATCAAGAATGAGATGGACCCCACGCTCACATTCAGACGCTCCTGCAGAGAGG GTATCTGCGGCTCATGTGCCATGAACATCAACGGAGGCAACACACTGGCCTGCTTAAACAAAATAGACATCAATACCAGCAAACCAATCAAAATTTACCCACTCCCACACATGTACGTTGTCAAAGATCTGGTGCCG GACATGAGTAATTTCTATGCCCAGTACAAGTCCATTGAGCCCTTCCTGAAGAAGAAAGATGAGTCTCAGGAGGGAAAGGAGCAGTACCACCAGACTGTGGAAGACAGGCAAAAGCTG GACGGTCTGTATGAGTGCATTCTCTGTGCCTGCTGTAGCACCAGCTGCCCTAGTTACTGGTGGAATGGAGATAAGTATCTGGGCCCTGCTGTCCTCATGCAG GCCTATCGTTGGATGATTGATTCACGTGATGAGTTCACAGAGGAACGACTGTCGAAGCTCCAggaccccttctctctctaccgctgTCACACAATCATGAACTGCACTAAGACATGCCCCAAG GGACTCAACCCAGGAAAGGCTATTGCTGAGATCAAGAAAATGATGGCAACATATAAAGAGAAAGTCATTAACCCTGTGAACATTGTGGATAACCACCGGACTTGA
- the LOC109868920 gene encoding succinate dehydrogenase [ubiquinone] iron-sulfur subunit, mitochondrial isoform X3: protein MVRYAQTAAAPASEPRIKKFQIYRWDPDTMGDKPRMQTYEIDLNNCGPMVLDALIKIKNEMDPTLTFRRSCREGICGSCAMNINGGNTLACLNKIDINTSKPIKIYPLPHMYVVKDLVPDMSNFYAQYKSIEPFLKKKDESQEGKEQYHQTVEDRQKLDGLYECILCACCSTSCPSYWWNGDKYLGPAVLMQAYRWMIDSRDEFTEERLSKLQDPFSLYRCHTIMNCTKTCPKGLNPGKAIAEIKKMMATYKEKVINPVNIVDNHRT, encoded by the exons ATGGTGCGCTATGCACAGACCGCAGCCGCCCCGGCATCTGAGCCCAGGATCAAGAAGTTCCAGATCTACCGCTGGGACCCAGACACAATGGGGGATAAGCCACGCATGCAGACATATGAAATTGACCTCAACAA CTGTGGCCCCATGGTTTTGGATGCCCTCATTAAAATCAAGAATGAGATGGACCCCACGCTCACATTCAGACGCTCCTGCAGAGAGG GTATCTGCGGCTCATGTGCCATGAACATCAACGGAGGCAACACACTGGCCTGCTTAAACAAAATAGACATCAATACCAGCAAACCAATCAAAATTTACCCACTCCCACACATGTACGTTGTCAAAGATCTGGTGCCG GACATGAGTAATTTCTATGCCCAGTACAAGTCCATTGAGCCCTTCCTGAAGAAGAAAGATGAGTCTCAGGAGGGAAAGGAGCAGTACCACCAGACTGTGGAAGACAGGCAAAAGCTG GACGGTCTGTATGAGTGCATTCTCTGTGCCTGCTGTAGCACCAGCTGCCCTAGTTACTGGTGGAATGGAGATAAGTATCTGGGCCCTGCTGTCCTCATGCAG GCCTATCGTTGGATGATTGATTCACGTGATGAGTTCACAGAGGAACGACTGTCGAAGCTCCAggaccccttctctctctaccgctgTCACACAATCATGAACTGCACTAAGACATGCCCCAAG GGACTCAACCCAGGAAAGGCTATTGCTGAGATCAAGAAAATGATGGCAACATATAAAGAGAAAGTCATTAACCCTGTGAACATTGTGGATAACCACCGGACTTGA